In Pseudoduganella albidiflava, a single window of DNA contains:
- a CDS encoding acetyl-CoA C-acyltransferase produces the protein MNDPIVIAGAARTPMGAFQGDFSSLSANDLGAVAIRAAVERAGIAPELVEHVYFGNCLMAGQGQAPARQALLKAGLPTSTGAVTLSKMCGSAMQAAIFAHDQLVAGSADVVIAGGMESMTNAPYLVPKGRGGYRIGHGMLFDHMMLDGLEDAYSKDEKTGGGRSMGTFAEECATKFSFTREQQDAYAIESVKRAQAAAAGGKFAWEIAPVTVSGRGGDTVIDKDEGPAKARLEKIPSLKPAFKKDGTITAASSSSINDGAAALVLMRESTAKKLGAPILAKLVGHATNALAPNEFTTAPVGAIRKLLDKNGWKVSDVDLFEINEAFAAVPMAAMHELDIPHAKVNVHGGACALGHPIGASGARIIVTLLGALKERGGKRGVAALCIGGGEATAVGVELV, from the coding sequence ATGAATGACCCGATCGTTATCGCCGGCGCAGCGCGCACCCCGATGGGTGCCTTCCAGGGCGATTTTTCCAGCCTGTCCGCCAACGACCTGGGCGCCGTGGCGATCCGCGCCGCCGTGGAGCGGGCCGGCATCGCGCCCGAACTCGTCGAGCACGTGTACTTCGGCAATTGCCTGATGGCGGGCCAGGGCCAGGCACCGGCACGCCAGGCCCTGCTGAAGGCCGGGCTGCCGACGTCCACCGGCGCCGTCACCCTGTCGAAGATGTGCGGCTCGGCGATGCAGGCGGCGATCTTCGCGCACGACCAGCTGGTGGCCGGCAGCGCCGACGTCGTCATCGCCGGCGGCATGGAATCGATGACGAATGCCCCCTACCTGGTGCCGAAGGGGCGTGGCGGCTACCGCATCGGCCACGGCATGCTGTTCGACCACATGATGCTGGACGGCCTGGAAGATGCGTACAGCAAGGATGAAAAAACCGGCGGCGGCCGCTCGATGGGCACCTTCGCCGAGGAATGCGCGACGAAATTCAGCTTTACGCGCGAGCAGCAGGATGCCTACGCCATCGAATCCGTGAAGCGCGCCCAGGCAGCGGCGGCGGGCGGCAAGTTCGCCTGGGAAATCGCACCGGTCACGGTGTCCGGCCGCGGCGGCGACACCGTCATCGACAAGGATGAAGGCCCGGCCAAGGCCAGACTGGAAAAGATCCCGTCGCTGAAACCGGCCTTCAAGAAGGATGGCACGATCACGGCCGCGTCGTCGTCGTCGATCAACGATGGCGCCGCCGCGCTGGTGCTGATGCGCGAATCCACCGCGAAAAAACTCGGCGCGCCGATCCTGGCGAAACTGGTCGGCCATGCCACCAATGCGCTGGCGCCGAACGAATTCACCACGGCACCGGTGGGCGCGATCCGGAAGCTGCTGGACAAGAATGGCTGGAAAGTGTCGGACGTGGACCTGTTCGAGATCAACGAAGCCTTTGCCGCGGTGCCGATGGCGGCCATGCACGAGCTGGACATCCCCCATGCGAAAGTCAACGTGCACGGCGGCGCCTGCGCGCTGGGCCACCCGATCGGCGCTTCCGGCGCGCGCATCATCGTCACCCTGCTGGGCGCGCTGAAGGAGCGCGGCGGCAAGCGCGGCGTGGCGGCCCTGTGCATCGGTGGCGGCGAAGCCACGGCTGTCGGCGTGGAGCTCGTGTAA
- a CDS encoding acyl-CoA dehydrogenase family protein, whose protein sequence is MVLSEEHRMIRDALRDYARERLAPQAARWDKEHHFPQAELKELAALGAFGVAVPEELGGAGLDYVSLALVLEEIAAGDGGTSTIISVNNCPVCSIAMMYANAAQKEQWLRPLASGAMLGAFCLTEPHTGSDAAALRTTATRVGDEYVINGVKQFITSGKYADVAIVLAVTDKAAGKKGISAFWVPTSAPGYIVAGLEQKMGQHSSDTAQIVFDNCRIPAENLIGEEGMGYKIALSGLEGGRIGIASQAVGMARAAFEAALAYAKERETFGQPIFQHQSVQFKLSEMATQIEAARQLILYAASMKDAGLPCLKEAAMAKLFASEMAERVCSDAIQVHGGYGYVSDFPVERIYRDVRVCQIYEGTSDIQKLLIARSL, encoded by the coding sequence ATGGTACTGAGCGAAGAACACCGGATGATCCGCGACGCGCTGCGCGACTACGCCCGCGAGCGCCTGGCGCCGCAGGCGGCGCGGTGGGACAAGGAACATCACTTCCCGCAGGCGGAACTGAAAGAGCTGGCGGCGCTGGGCGCGTTCGGCGTGGCGGTGCCGGAAGAGCTCGGCGGTGCCGGCCTCGACTACGTGTCGCTGGCGCTGGTGCTGGAAGAAATCGCGGCCGGCGATGGCGGCACGTCGACCATCATTTCCGTCAATAACTGCCCGGTCTGCAGCATCGCGATGATGTACGCGAACGCGGCGCAGAAGGAGCAATGGCTGCGCCCGCTCGCGAGCGGCGCGATGCTGGGCGCCTTCTGCCTGACCGAACCCCACACGGGCAGCGATGCGGCCGCGCTGCGCACCACGGCCACGCGCGTTGGCGACGAGTACGTGATCAACGGCGTCAAGCAGTTCATCACCTCCGGCAAATACGCCGACGTGGCGATCGTGCTGGCGGTAACCGACAAGGCCGCGGGCAAGAAAGGCATCAGCGCATTCTGGGTCCCTACTTCCGCGCCCGGCTATATCGTTGCCGGCCTGGAGCAGAAAATGGGCCAGCATTCGTCCGACACGGCGCAGATCGTGTTCGACAATTGCCGGATTCCGGCGGAAAACCTGATCGGCGAGGAAGGCATGGGCTACAAGATCGCCCTGTCCGGCCTGGAAGGCGGGCGCATCGGCATTGCCTCGCAGGCGGTGGGCATGGCGCGCGCCGCCTTCGAAGCCGCGCTCGCCTATGCGAAAGAGCGTGAGACATTTGGGCAACCAATCTTCCAGCACCAGTCGGTACAATTCAAATTGTCCGAGATGGCAACGCAGATCGAGGCGGCGCGCCAGCTGATCCTGTACGCGGCGTCGATGAAGGATGCCGGACTGCCCTGCCTGAAGGAAGCGGCGATGGCCAAGCTGTTCGCGTCCGAAATGGCCGAGCGGGTCTGTTCCGATGCGATCCAGGTGCATGGCGGTTATGGCTACGTGTCGGATTTCCCCGTGGAGCGGATCTACCGGGACGTGCGCGTCTGCCAGATCTACGAAGGCACATCCGACATCCAGAAACTGCTGATCGCGCGGTCCCTGTGA
- a CDS encoding response regulator yields MYRVMLVEDDARLADLVTEYLAGYEFKVDVVSRGDEALGRFKASPPDIVVLDLMLPGLDGMLVCRQLRDITKVPILIMTAREDSYDEVSLLEQGADDFINKPVQPRVLLARLRALLRRAQGKGATDQLTFGALSIATSDRTVTWRGEPCVLSNTEYKLLLVLAESAGTVLSRDALLKKMRGIEFDGLDRSIDNSISKLRRKFDDADSEKIKTVWGEGYLFSPSAWAQ; encoded by the coding sequence ATGTATCGAGTGATGCTGGTGGAAGACGACGCCCGCCTGGCCGACCTGGTCACGGAATATCTTGCGGGCTACGAGTTCAAGGTGGACGTGGTAAGCCGCGGCGACGAAGCGCTGGGCCGCTTCAAGGCCAGCCCGCCCGATATCGTGGTGCTGGACCTGATGCTGCCCGGCCTGGACGGCATGCTGGTCTGCCGCCAGCTGCGCGACATCACCAAGGTGCCGATCCTGATCATGACGGCCCGCGAGGATTCCTACGACGAGGTATCGCTGCTGGAACAGGGTGCGGACGACTTCATCAACAAGCCGGTGCAGCCGCGCGTGCTGCTGGCCCGCCTGCGTGCCCTGCTGCGCCGCGCCCAGGGCAAGGGCGCGACCGACCAGCTGACGTTCGGCGCGCTGTCGATCGCCACCAGCGACCGCACGGTCACGTGGCGCGGCGAACCGTGCGTGCTGAGCAATACGGAATACAAGCTGCTGCTGGTGCTGGCCGAATCCGCCGGCACCGTGCTGTCGCGCGATGCGCTGCTGAAGAAGATGCGCGGCATCGAATTCGACGGCCTCGACCGCAGCATCGACAACAGCATCTCGAAACTGCGGCGCAAGTTCGACGATGCCGATTCCGAGAAGATCAAGACCGTGTGGGGCGAAGGCTACCTGTTCTCCCCTTCCGCCTGGGCGCAGTAA
- a CDS encoding SDR family oxidoreductase, translating into MAVALIIGASRGIGHELARQYLRDGWRVIATARKATDCAELATLGAETHVLDVNNVEAVAGLGWKLDGEHLDVAILNAGVYGPRHDGFPVQADFDQVMHTNVLAAMRLLPVIAPLVAAAGGKLAVMSSRMGSLSERSSPSGSLYRASKAALNSVLVDTALAFGEQGATCVALHPGWVRTDMGGAGADLDPADSASGIRATLAALPASPQPVFVAYDGQPIGW; encoded by the coding sequence ATGGCGGTGGCGTTGATCATCGGCGCGTCGCGCGGCATCGGCCACGAACTGGCGCGCCAGTACCTGCGGGATGGCTGGCGCGTGATCGCCACCGCCCGCAAGGCAACCGATTGCGCGGAACTGGCCACGCTCGGTGCGGAAACGCATGTGCTGGATGTGAACAACGTCGAGGCGGTGGCGGGCCTGGGCTGGAAACTGGATGGCGAACACCTCGACGTGGCGATCCTGAACGCCGGCGTGTACGGCCCGCGGCACGACGGTTTCCCGGTCCAGGCCGATTTCGACCAGGTGATGCACACGAATGTGCTGGCGGCGATGCGGCTGTTGCCCGTCATCGCCCCGCTGGTGGCCGCCGCCGGCGGCAAGCTGGCCGTGATGTCGTCGCGCATGGGTTCGCTCAGCGAGCGGAGCAGCCCGTCCGGCTCGCTGTACCGGGCCAGCAAGGCGGCGTTGAACTCGGTGCTGGTCGATACCGCGCTGGCGTTCGGCGAGCAGGGCGCCACATGCGTGGCCTTGCACCCCGGCTGGGTGCGCACCGACATGGGCGGCGCCGGCGCCGACCTGGACCCGGCGGACAGCGCCAGCGGCATCCGCGCCACGCTGGCCGCCCTGCCCGCTTCGCCGCAGCCGGTGTTCGTCGCGTACGACGGGCAGCCGATCGGGTGGTAG
- the aceK gene encoding bifunctional isocitrate dehydrogenase kinase/phosphatase yields MTQPAFPKLLSSQIAFDIARAILDGFDKHYRLFRQASQDARGYFERGEWAVAQQAARERIGYYDRRVEECVRLLEDDYVPEDLTDQVWRESKLHYIGLLTRHKRPELAETFFNSVCCTILHRRYFNNEFIFVRPVVSTEYIETDEAAPTYRVYYPQADGLRYTLSRIVTNFQFGTPFADLARDIARVESRLAPFFAEMAPNAQFQILSSPFFRNKGAYLVGKAVNGERELPFVLPVLHADTVPGGQRGRLLLDTVLTDREQVEILFSFTRAYFMVDMEVPSAYVQFLRTLLPRKPRSEIYTVLGLQKQGKTAFYRDFLQHLKHSSDLFETAPGIRGLVMLVFALPSFPYVFKVIKDFYPPPKDTTRAQVKEKYLLVKHHDRVGRMADTLEYSNVAFPRARFAEALVAELKHHAPSQVEEEGDQLIIRHLYIERRMTPLNLWLSQAEGSGNQAALEHGMVEYGNAIRDLVAANIFPGDMLYKNFGVTHHGRVVFYDYDEIEYITDCNFRAIPAARNEEDEMASEPWYPVARHDVFPEQFGQFLLGNPNIRRCFLRHHAELLTPEWWQQRKERILDGIVDDVFPYPQSIRFCHSPAPATVPPSLETMK; encoded by the coding sequence ATGACCCAGCCCGCCTTCCCGAAACTGCTGTCCTCGCAGATCGCGTTCGACATCGCGCGCGCGATCCTCGATGGCTTCGACAAGCACTACCGCCTGTTCCGCCAGGCCAGCCAGGATGCGCGCGGCTATTTCGAGCGCGGCGAGTGGGCAGTGGCGCAGCAGGCGGCGCGCGAGCGGATCGGCTACTACGACCGCCGCGTGGAAGAGTGCGTGCGGCTGCTGGAAGACGACTACGTGCCCGAGGACCTGACCGACCAGGTATGGCGCGAATCGAAGCTGCACTACATCGGCCTCCTCACGCGTCACAAGCGCCCGGAGCTGGCGGAAACGTTCTTCAATTCGGTGTGCTGCACGATCCTGCACCGGCGCTACTTCAACAACGAATTCATCTTCGTGCGCCCGGTGGTCTCCACCGAGTACATCGAGACCGATGAAGCGGCGCCCACCTACCGCGTCTACTATCCGCAGGCCGATGGCCTGCGCTACACGCTGAGCCGCATCGTCACCAATTTCCAGTTCGGCACGCCGTTCGCCGACCTGGCGCGCGACATCGCCCGGGTGGAAAGCCGGCTGGCCCCGTTCTTCGCCGAGATGGCGCCGAACGCGCAGTTCCAGATCCTGTCCAGCCCGTTCTTCCGCAACAAGGGCGCCTACCTGGTCGGCAAGGCCGTCAACGGCGAGCGCGAACTGCCGTTCGTGCTGCCGGTTTTGCACGCCGATACCGTCCCGGGTGGTCAGCGCGGCCGGCTGCTGCTCGACACCGTGCTGACCGACCGCGAACAGGTCGAGATCCTGTTCTCGTTTACGCGCGCCTACTTCATGGTGGACATGGAAGTGCCGTCCGCGTACGTGCAATTCCTGCGCACGCTGCTGCCGCGCAAGCCGCGCAGCGAGATCTATACGGTGCTGGGCCTGCAAAAGCAGGGCAAGACGGCGTTCTACCGCGACTTCCTGCAGCACCTGAAGCACTCGTCGGACCTGTTCGAGACGGCGCCCGGCATCCGCGGCCTCGTGATGCTGGTGTTCGCGCTGCCTTCGTTCCCGTATGTCTTCAAGGTCATCAAGGATTTCTACCCGCCGCCGAAGGACACCACGCGCGCCCAGGTGAAGGAAAAATACCTGCTGGTCAAGCACCACGACCGGGTGGGCCGCATGGCGGACACGCTCGAGTATTCCAATGTGGCGTTTCCCCGCGCCCGCTTCGCCGAGGCGCTGGTGGCCGAGCTGAAGCACCATGCGCCATCGCAGGTCGAGGAAGAAGGCGACCAGCTGATCATCCGGCACCTGTACATCGAACGCCGGATGACGCCGCTGAACCTCTGGCTGTCGCAGGCCGAAGGCAGCGGCAACCAGGCGGCGCTGGAACACGGCATGGTCGAATACGGCAATGCCATCCGCGACCTGGTGGCGGCCAATATCTTCCCGGGCGACATGCTGTACAAGAACTTCGGCGTGACGCACCACGGCCGCGTGGTGTTCTACGACTACGACGAAATCGAATACATCACCGACTGCAACTTCCGCGCGATTCCGGCCGCGCGCAACGAGGAAGATGAAATGGCGTCCGAACCGTGGTATCCGGTCGCCAGGCACGACGTTTTTCCCGAACAGTTCGGCCAGTTCCTGCTGGGTAACCCGAACATCCGCCGCTGTTTCCTGCGGCACCATGCCGAGCTGCTGACACCGGAATGGTGGCAGCAGCGCAAGGAACGCATCCTCGACGGCATCGTCGACGATGTGTTCCCCTATCCGCAATCCATCCGATTCTGCCATTCCCCGGCACCGGCAACGGTGCCACCCTCACTGGAGACCATGAAATGA